GACGAACTGCTGGGGCACCTGCTGGTGCTGCACGACATTCATCCGGAGCCAGTCGAGCACCGGGCGGCCCGCGCCGTCGAGCGGCTGCGACCCGCCGTGCGGGAACGCGGCGGCGACGTGGAGTGGGCCGGTGTGGACGGGGACGTGGCCCGGGTCCGTCTGACGGCGGGCGGCGGATGCGGTTCCGGGTGCGGCGGCGGAGGGGGCGAGGTCACCGCCGCCGTACGGGAAGCGGTCCTCGCCGTGGCTCCCGAGCTGGCGGCGGTGGAGCCCGTACAGGCCTCCTCCGACCGGTCGGCGCCACCCGCCTTCGTACCGCTGGCCACGCTGACGCACCGAGGCGCACGGTGACCACGGACGGAGCGCTGGCCCGACTCATCCGCTCCTCGGCCGACCGCACTGCGGCGGCCGGGGCGGAGCTGTGCGACCTGTGCGCCGCGCCGGTGCCCGACGAGCACGCCCACCTGTACGACACCGGGCAGGAGGAGGTGCGCTGCGTCTGTCATCCCTGCTCGGTGCTGTTCGCCCAAGGCGGGGCGGGCGACGGCCACTACCGGCTCGTGCCCCGGCGCCGGGTCCGGCTGCCCCGGGTCGACACGAAGGTCCTGGGCGTACCCGTCGGCCTGGTCTTCTTCGTGCCCCGGGCAGACGGCACAGTCACCGCCCAGGGCCCGAGCCCGGCGGGGGCCATGCGCTGGGAGGTGGACGCGCCGGCCTGGCGGCAGCTGGGAGAGACGTGTCCGCAGCTCGCCTCCGTGGAACCCGAGGTGGAGGCACTGCTGGTGAACACCGTCCACGGCCTCGACCACCACTGGATCGTGCCGATCGACGACTGTTACCGGATGGTCGCCGTAGTACGCCGGGAGTGGCGGGGCCTGTCCGGTGGCGGCAGGGTCTGGCCGGCCGTCGAGCGGTTCTTCGAGGACCTCACCGAGCGGTCATGAGCACGCACTCCGCAGGTCGGAGGCGAGACAAGGAGATCACCCTATGGGCAGCATCAGAGTGGGCCGGGCCCAGGCGAAGCCCGACACGCCCCACCACGTACCTGGCATGCACCAGGGCAACAGGGGGCGCTACGAGGACCAGACCGGGCACCACGAGGACGGCACCGCCGACGCGCGCCGCTCCACCGGAATCCATTGGAAGCGGCATGACGCGCTCGCGGAGACCATGCCGAACATCTCGCCGGGATGAGAGACAGCAGGGAGTCGCGGGAATGAAGATCCAACGAGCACGAAGGTCGGCTGCCGCGGGCAGGGGAGCCGAAATGAGCGGACGGCGAGTGCTCAAGGCCGAGGCCGTCCTGGTGGGCGGTGCGGCTCTGGCGTTGTTGGTCCGGGAGTTCCCCAGCCTGAGGCGGGAGGCGCGGCTCTGGAGGATGGCCGGCGGCTTCCGCGCGGGCCACCGGTACCCGTGAGCCGACCATGCACGAGTTGTCGATCGCGACCGCGATCATCGAGCGGGCCGACGAGCTGGCCCGGACGGGCGGGACGGACGCCGTTTCGGCGGTGACCGTCCGGGTCGGCGAGCTGGCGGGGGTCGTTCCCGACGCCCTGGGTTTCGCCTTCGAGGTGGCCCGCGACGGCACCGCCCTCGCCGGGGCACGGCTCGTGGTCGAGCAGGTCCCCGCCCAGGCCTACTGCGGGCCGTGCGCCGAGGAGTTCAAGGTGGGCATGCCCCCCTTCTTCTGGTGCCCGCGCTGTGACCAGCCCTCCACCGAGCTGCGCAGCGGCCGAGAACTGGAGATCACCGGGATCGAGCCACTACCGGCCTCGACATAGCGCAGTGTGCCCCGCCGGCGCGTCGGCGGGGCACACTCGCTTCCTGATCAGCAGATACGCGGCAACTGCTCGCCGAGCGGCAGGTCCACCACCCGGGTGCCGCCCAGGCCGGTGGAGATCACGACCATGCCGGGGTGGTCGGCGACGCACTCGCCGATCAGGGTGGCTCCGGCACCCTGCGGGTGGGCGCGCATCGCTGCGAGGACTTCCTCCGCCGTCGACGGCGGCACGAAGGCGACCAGCCGGCCCTCGTTGGCGACGTAGAGGGGGTCGAGCCCCAGGAAGCCGCAGGCGTTCGCCACCGCGTCAGGTACCGGGATGGCCCGCTCCCGCAACCGGACACCGGTTCCGGAAGCGCGGGCGATCTCGTTGAGGGACGCGGCCAGGCCACCCCGAGTGGGGTCACGCAGCACGTGGATGTCCGGAGCGACCGTCAGCATCGCCGCCACCAGGTCCGCCAGCGGCGCGGTGTCGCTGGCGACCTCGACGCCGAACTCCAGTCCCTCCCGGACGCTCATGATCGCCACCCCGTGGAGGCCGATCGGACCGCTGACGATGACGGCGTCACCAGGCCGCGCCCGCTGGGGGCGGATGTCCACCCTGTCGGGGACGAGCCCTACACCGGCGGTGGTGACGTACGCACCGTCGCCGTGCCCGGACTCCACCACCTTGGTGTCACCCGTGGCGATCGTGACCCCTGCGGCCTCGGCCGCCGCGCCCATGGAGCGCGCGATCCGTTCGACCACGGTCAGCTCCACGCCCTCTTCCAGGACGAAGGCGGCGGAGAGGTACGCGGGCCTGGCACCGCTCATCGCCAGGTCGTTGACGGTGCCGTTGACCGCGAGGTCGCCGAGGCTGCCGCCGGGGAAGAACAGCGGTCTGACCACGTAGGAGTCGGTGGAGAAGGCCAGCCGCGCGCCGCCCAGTTCGAGGACGGCGGAGTCGGCGAGCGCGGCAAGGACGGCGTTGCCGTAGGCGGGGGCGAAGACCTGCTCCATCAGCTCCGCCGACAGCGCTCCCCCTCCGCCGTGCCCCATCACCACGACCGGCTGGTCGCGCAGGGGGGCTGGACAGGTCCAGTCGGCCGGGTCGACCGTGTCGGCGAGTTCAGGCAACGGGGTTCATCTCCTCCCGCGCGGCCCGGGTGGCCTGCGGTGTCGGGGCGTTCATCCGGCGGTACAGGTAGTAGGCCGCGCAGGCGCCCTCGCTGGACACCATGGTGGCGCCGAGCGGCGTGCGCGGGGTGCAGGTGGTGCCGAACGCGGAACACTCGGTCGGCTTGATCAGCCCCTGGAGCACGTCGCCGCTGCGGCACTCGGCAGGCTCCTCGGTACGGATTCGGGTGACGTCGAAGCGGTGTTCGGCGTCGAACGCGCGAAAGGCGTCGGTCAGACGCCAGCCGCTCGACGGGATGCGCCCGATACCGCGCCAGGACCGGTCGGTGACCTCGAACACCTCCTCGATCATGCGCACGGCGGCCGGATTGCCGTCCTCGCGCACCGCGCGCGCATAGGCGTTCTCCACCCGGTGCTCGCCGCTCTCCAGCTGACGGACCGCCCGGCGGATGCCCTCCAGGATGTCCAGGGGTTCGAAGCCGGTCACCACCAGCGGAACGCCGAACCGCTCGGCGAGCTCCGGGTACTCGGCCGTGCCCATCACGCTGCACACGTGCCCGGCGGCCAGGAAGCCCTGCACCCGGCAGGCGGGAGCCGACATGATGGCCTCGATGGCCGGGGGCACCCGCACGTGCGACACCAGGAGGCTGAAGTTGGCCAGACCCAGGCGGCGCGCCTGGTGCACGGCCATCGCGTTGGCGGGGGCCGTGGTCTCGAAGCCGATGGCGAAGAAGACCACCTCCCGGTCCGGGTTGCTGCGGGCGAGCTCCAGGGCGTCGAGCGGCGAGTAGACCACGCGTACGTCGCCCCCCTCGCCCTTGACCCGGAACAGGTCGCGGTCGGTGCCCGGCACGCGGAGCATGTCGCCGAAGGAGCAGAAGATCACCCCGGGACGCGAGGCGATCTCCAGCGCCTTGTCGATGATCTCCAGGGGCGTGACGCAGACGGGGCAGCCGGGGCCGTGAATCAACTCCACCTGCTCGGGCAGCAGTTGGTCGATGCCGTGCCGGATGATCGAGTGGGTCTGTCCGCCGCATACCTCCATCAGGGCCCACGGCCGGGTGGCGGTGGCACGGATCTCGTCCAGCAGCCGCCGGGCCAGATCGGGGTCGTTGAACTCGTCGATGTACTTCACCGGGCATCACTCCCGCTGTCCTGGTGCTCCGCCACCGCGGCGGTACCCGCCTCCTTCGCCGCCTGCTCCCAGGCGTCCCCGAACTCCTCCTCCAGCAGCCCCAGTTCCTCGAAGAGCTTCAGGGAGGCCAGAGCCGACTCCTCGTCCAGACGCTGGAGTGCGAAGCCGACGTGCACGATGACGTACTCACCCACCCGCACGTCGGGCACGTACTCCAGACACGCTTGTTTCCGCACTCCGCCGAAGTCGATCAGCCCGCTGAGCGGGTCCGCGCTGGCGTCGATGGCCACGACCTTGCCGGGCACTGCCAAACACATGGGTCACTCCTCTTGTCGTCCGTGCGCCGCGACCACCAGCTGGCCGAGGGCCAACCCGCCGTCGTTCGGTGGGACTTCGCCGTGACGGAGCACCGCGAAGCCGTCCCCGGCCAGCAGCCATGTGCACTCCTCCTCCAGCAGTGCGTTGGCGAAGACGCCGCCGCTGAGGGCGACGGTGGTCAGGCCGGTGGCCTGGCGCGCACGCCGGCAGATCTCCACGACGGCCCGCGCCACGCCACGGTGGAAGCGCGCGGCGAGCACGGGGGCCGGGATGCCGCGCCGCAGATCCGCGACCATCGCGCTCAGCACGGGTG
The nucleotide sequence above comes from Streptomyces sp. NL15-2K. Encoded proteins:
- a CDS encoding HypC/HybG/HupF family hydrogenase formation chaperone — encoded protein: MCLAVPGKVVAIDASADPLSGLIDFGGVRKQACLEYVPDVRVGEYVIVHVGFALQRLDEESALASLKLFEELGLLEEEFGDAWEQAAKEAGTAAVAEHQDSGSDAR
- the hypD gene encoding hydrogenase formation protein HypD — its product is MKYIDEFNDPDLARRLLDEIRATATRPWALMEVCGGQTHSIIRHGIDQLLPEQVELIHGPGCPVCVTPLEIIDKALEIASRPGVIFCSFGDMLRVPGTDRDLFRVKGEGGDVRVVYSPLDALELARSNPDREVVFFAIGFETTAPANAMAVHQARRLGLANFSLLVSHVRVPPAIEAIMSAPACRVQGFLAAGHVCSVMGTAEYPELAERFGVPLVVTGFEPLDILEGIRRAVRQLESGEHRVENAYARAVREDGNPAAVRMIEEVFEVTDRSWRGIGRIPSSGWRLTDAFRAFDAEHRFDVTRIRTEEPAECRSGDVLQGLIKPTECSAFGTTCTPRTPLGATMVSSEGACAAYYLYRRMNAPTPQATRAAREEMNPVA
- the hypE gene encoding hydrogenase expression/formation protein HypE; this encodes MPELADTVDPADWTCPAPLRDQPVVVMGHGGGGALSAELMEQVFAPAYGNAVLAALADSAVLELGGARLAFSTDSYVVRPLFFPGGSLGDLAVNGTVNDLAMSGARPAYLSAAFVLEEGVELTVVERIARSMGAAAEAAGVTIATGDTKVVESGHGDGAYVTTAGVGLVPDRVDIRPQRARPGDAVIVSGPIGLHGVAIMSVREGLEFGVEVASDTAPLADLVAAMLTVAPDIHVLRDPTRGGLAASLNEIARASGTGVRLRERAIPVPDAVANACGFLGLDPLYVANEGRLVAFVPPSTAEEVLAAMRAHPQGAGATLIGECVADHPGMVVISTGLGGTRVVDLPLGEQLPRIC
- a CDS encoding DUF5947 family protein → MTTDGALARLIRSSADRTAAAGAELCDLCAAPVPDEHAHLYDTGQEEVRCVCHPCSVLFAQGGAGDGHYRLVPRRRVRLPRVDTKVLGVPVGLVFFVPRADGTVTAQGPSPAGAMRWEVDAPAWRQLGETCPQLASVEPEVEALLVNTVHGLDHHWIVPIDDCYRMVAVVRREWRGLSGGGRVWPAVERFFEDLTERS
- a CDS encoding NifU family protein, with product MAEAAATRLADPDVEARLARLDELLEGLQSMPGPATRSATEAVGLLTAVYGEALARVLDHADGQLVTRLADDELLGHLLVLHDIHPEPVEHRAARAVERLRPAVRERGGDVEWAGVDGDVARVRLTAGGGCGSGCGGGGGEVTAAVREAVLAVAPELAAVEPVQASSDRSAPPAFVPLATLTHRGAR
- the hypA gene encoding hydrogenase maturation nickel metallochaperone HypA, which codes for MHELSIATAIIERADELARTGGTDAVSAVTVRVGELAGVVPDALGFAFEVARDGTALAGARLVVEQVPAQAYCGPCAEEFKVGMPPFFWCPRCDQPSTELRSGRELEITGIEPLPAST